Proteins from a single region of Pseudomonas fulva:
- a CDS encoding GNAT family N-acetyltransferase: MFTLTHLDAPPPESLKAQVLQMVVDYFSDISPVPLTPSNPLFQLYQYVIGFEVHLYLQAMNGEADSPTQLLLALDDQDPAVVLGFALYLPSQDDADACTLAYMAVAASHRRGGIARAMLQRIIERHPHMELACVAGKVPTFEAMGLQVLAAQGPQVLMNTRDQRSDGLVAVQDLAPVFQSTEVRQIHAYLLKQHGKKAMSEAEKQRDYHLDQLAHQARQLVAERLTPTLH, encoded by the coding sequence ATGTTCACCCTCACCCACCTCGATGCCCCGCCACCCGAGTCCCTCAAAGCCCAGGTGCTGCAGATGGTGGTGGACTACTTCAGCGACATCAGCCCGGTGCCGCTGACGCCTAGCAACCCGCTGTTCCAGCTGTACCAGTACGTGATCGGCTTTGAGGTGCACCTGTACCTGCAGGCCATGAATGGCGAAGCCGATAGCCCCACGCAATTGCTGCTGGCCCTGGATGATCAGGACCCCGCCGTGGTGCTGGGTTTCGCCCTGTACCTGCCCAGCCAGGACGATGCCGACGCCTGCACCCTCGCCTATATGGCCGTCGCGGCCAGCCATCGCCGGGGCGGCATCGCCCGGGCCATGTTGCAGCGCATCATCGAGCGCCATCCCCATATGGAGCTGGCCTGCGTGGCCGGCAAGGTGCCGACCTTCGAGGCCATGGGCCTGCAGGTGCTGGCCGCCCAAGGGCCGCAGGTGCTGATGAACACCCGTGACCAGCGCTCCGATGGCCTGGTGGCCGTGCAGGACCTGGCGCCGGTGTTCCAGTCCACCGAGGTGCGGCAGATTCACGCCTACCTGCTCAAGCAGCATGGCAAGAAGGCCATGAGCGAGGCCGAGAAACAACGCGACTATCATCTGGATCAGTTGGCCCATCAGGCGCGCCAGTTGGTCGCCGAGCGGCTTACACCGACGCTGCACTGA
- a CDS encoding DUF1289 domain-containing protein, whose amino-acid sequence MAKDIENPCVSLCQLNSELCVSCGRTREEIRKWRGMKRPEKMATVQKAAARMKAIAKKKNKG is encoded by the coding sequence GTGGCCAAGGACATTGAAAACCCCTGCGTGTCGCTGTGCCAGCTCAACAGCGAACTGTGCGTCAGCTGCGGCCGTACGCGGGAGGAAATCCGCAAGTGGCGCGGCATGAAACGCCCCGAGAAGATGGCCACCGTGCAGAAGGCGGCAGCGCGGATGAAGGCGATTGCCAAGAAGAAAAACAAAGGCTAG